In Staphylococcus argenteus, the following proteins share a genomic window:
- a CDS encoding IS6-like element ISSau6 family transposase, with amino-acid sequence MNYFRYKQFDKDVITVAVGYYLRYALSYRDISEILRERGIYVHHSTIYRWVQEYAPILYQIWKKKNKQAYYKWHIDETYIKIKGQWNYLYRAIDADGHTLDISLRKKRDNHSAYTFIKRLIKQFGKPQMIITNQAPSTKVAMSKVIKDFKLTPNCHCNSKYLNNLIEQDHRHIKVRKISYQSINTAKNTIKGIECIYGLYKKNRRSLQIYGFSPCRVISIMLAS; translated from the coding sequence ATGAATTATTTCAGATATAAGCAATTTGACAAAGATGTCATTACTGTAGCCGTTGGCTACTATCTAAGATATGCATTAAGTTATCGTGATATATCTGAAATATTGAGAGAACGAGGCATCTATGTTCATCATTCAACAATTTATCGATGGGTACAGGAATATGCTCCTATTTTGTATCAAATTTGGAAGAAAAAGAATAAGCAAGCTTATTATAAATGGCATATAGATGAGACGTATATCAAAATTAAAGGGCAATGGAATTATTTATATCGCGCTATTGATGCAGATGGCCATACACTAGATATTTCGTTACGTAAGAAACGAGATAATCACTCAGCATATACGTTTATTAAACGTCTTATTAAACAATTTGGCAAACCTCAAATGATAATTACAAACCAAGCCCCTTCAACGAAGGTGGCAATGTCCAAAGTGATTAAAGATTTTAAACTTACCCCCAACTGTCATTGTAACTCTAAATATTTAAATAATCTCATTGAACAAGATCATCGTCATATCAAAGTAAGGAAAATAAGTTATCAAAGTATCAATACGGCAAAGAATACGATCAAAGGCATTGAATGTATTTATGGACTATATAAAAAGAACCGCAGATCTCTTCAGATCTACGGGTTTTCGCCATGCCGTGTAATTAGCATCATGCTAGCTAGTTAA
- a CDS encoding protein rep, whose protein sequence is MSNFATEPNVSYADILEILKIKKAYNVKQCGNVLEFKPTDEGYLKLHKTWFCKSKLCPVCNWRRAMKNSYQAQKVIEEVIKEKPKARWLFLTLSTKNAIDGDTLEQSLNHLTKAFDRVSRYKKVKQNLVGFMRSTEVTVNKNDGSYNQHMHVLLCVENAYFRKKENYITQEEWVNLWQKALQVDYRPVVNIKAIKPNQKGDKDIESAIKETSKYSVKSSDFLTDDDEKNQEIVSDLEKGLYRKRMLSYGGLLKQKHKILNLDDAEDGNLINTSDEDKITDEEAKAHSITAIWNFEKQNYYLRH, encoded by the coding sequence ATTTCTAACTTTGCAACAGAACCTAATGTAAGCTATGCAGATATACTTGAAATTTTAAAAATAAAAAAGGCTTATAACGTAAAACAATGTGGTAACGTCTTAGAATTCAAGCCGACCGATGAAGGTTATTTGAAATTACATAAGACGTGGTTTTGTAAATCAAAGCTATGTCCAGTTTGTAATTGGAGGCGTGCTATGAAAAATAGTTATCAAGCTCAAAAAGTGATTGAAGAAGTAATTAAGGAAAAGCCAAAAGCACGTTGGTTGTTTTTAACACTTTCAACAAAAAATGCGATAGATGGAGATACTTTAGAACAAAGTTTGAATCATCTAACTAAAGCATTTGATAGGGTGAGTAGATATAAAAAGGTTAAACAAAATCTTGTTGGATTTATGCGTTCAACAGAAGTTACCGTTAATAAAAATGACGGTAGTTATAATCAGCATATGCACGTTTTGTTATGTGTTGAAAATGCATATTTTAGAAAAAAAGAGAATTATATAACTCAAGAAGAATGGGTTAATTTATGGCAAAAAGCATTACAAGTTGATTATCGACCTGTTGTAAATATTAAAGCAATTAAACCTAATCAAAAAGGCGATAAAGATATTGAATCGGCAATCAAAGAGACATCAAAATATTCGGTTAAGTCATCTGATTTTTTAACTGACGATGACGAAAAAAATCAAGAAATTGTAAGTGATTTAGAAAAAGGTTTATATCGAAAACGTATGTTAAGTTATGGTGGATTGCTTAAACAAAAGCATAAAATTTTAAACTTAGACGATGCCGAAGATGGTAATTTAATTAATACAAGTGATGAAGATAAAATAACAGATGAAGAAGCAAAAGCACATTCAATTACGGCAATTTGGAATTTTGAAAAGCAAAATTATTATTTAAGACATTAG
- a CDS encoding ArsR/SmtB family transcription factor, translating into MSYENTCDVICVHEDKVNNALSFLEDDKSKKLLNILEKICDEKKLKIILSLIKEDELCVCDISLILKMSIASTSHHLRLLYKNEVLDFYKDGKMAYYFIKDDEIREFFSKNHEGF; encoded by the coding sequence ATGAGTTATGAAAATACTTGTGATGTGATCTGTGTACATGAGGATAAAGTTAACAATGCTTTAAGTTTTTTAGAAGATGATAAATCTAAGAAATTACTTAACATTTTAGAAAAAATTTGTGATGAGAAGAAATTGAAAATCATATTATCTTTGATTAAAGAAGATGAGTTGTGTGTTTGTGATATTTCTTTGATATTGAAAATGAGTATTGCTTCAACTTCACATCATTTAAGGCTTTTATATAAAAATGAGGTACTTGATTTTTATAAAGATGGAAAGATGGCATATTATTTTATTAAAGACGATGAAATAAGAGAGTTTTTCTCTAAAAATCATGAGGGTTTTTGA